A genomic window from Carassius auratus strain Wakin unplaced genomic scaffold, ASM336829v1 scaf_tig00020493, whole genome shotgun sequence includes:
- the LOC113076431 gene encoding cold shock domain-containing protein E1 isoform X2, whose translation MEASETPVAAPTPSTSSQPIPRSASVSCHASRASGGKKQKRTPLYQRSMSFDPSLLHNNGHSGFANGTSMGIRETGVVEKLLASYGFIQCSERQARLFFHCSQYNGNLQELKIGDDVEFEVSSDRRTGKPIAVKLVKIKAEMLPEERISGQVVSAIPSHLDGKSAPGQVPTGSVCYERNGEVFYLTYTPEDIEGNVTLDTGDKVNFYMETNKHTGAVSAHNIVLVKKKQSRCQGVVCATKEAFGFIERGDVVKEIFFHYSEFKGDLEALQAGDDVEFSIKERNGKEVATDVRLLPQGTVIFEDISIETFEGTVNKVIPKVPNKNQNDPLPGRISARINFTDKELLFGEKDSKSKVTLLEGDHVQFNISTDRRDKLERATNIDILPDTFHFTKEAREMGVIAAMRDGFGFIKCVDRDARMFFHFSEVLEESQLHISDEVEFTVVPDMLSAQRNHAVRIKKLPKGTVSFHTQSELRFMGVVEKEAVPVTTNKNSSPSKGKEKVKVEKDAEEGSIAYEESGVKSTIPYYIKDLEGGAYPQLGDKVEFSISEVKRTGQQSAVSLKILNRAAGTKRLLGYIATLKDNFGFIETANHDQEIFFHYSEVCGDVDNMDLGDTVEYTLSKGKGNKISAEKVTKVAAVNGVEEDASNTMFLGKVVRPLRSVDPSQNDYQGLIEITEEDTSPGVSKGQSYPFGIVGMSNKGDCLQKGEMVKFQLCTVAQTGQKMACNIVPQRRALVECVKDQFGFITYEVGESKKLFFHVKEVQDGLELQAGDEVEFSVILNQRTGKCSACNVRRVSEGPKPVATPRPDRLVNRLKSITLDDTNAPRLVIIRQPRGPDNSKGFNVERKTRQPGVTD comes from the exons ATGGAGGCCTCAGAAACCCCTGTTGCTGCCCCCACCCCCTCCACCTCAAGTCAGCCAATCCCCCGCTCCGCCTCAGTCTCATGCCATGCGTCTCGTGCATCAGGGGGCAAAAAACAAAAGCGGACCCCTTTGTATCAGCGATCT ATGAGTTTTGACCCCAGTCTGCTGCATAATAATGGCCATAGTGGCTTTGCCAATGGAACGAGCATGGGAATTCGTGAGACTGGAGTGGTTGAAAAACTGCTAGCATCATACGGCTTCATTCAGTGCTCTGAGAGACAAGCCCGCCTCTTCTTCCACTGCTCTCAGTACAACGGCAACCTGCAGGAGCTGAAGATTGGAG ATGATGTGGAGTTTGAGGTGTCGTCTGATAGACGCACTGGCAAACCAATTGCGGTGAAGCTGGTAAAAATCAAGGCAGAAATGTTGCCAGAAGAGCGAATTTCTGGGCAG GTAGTGTCAGCTATCCCCTCTCACTTGGACGGGAAGTCTGCACCTGGCCAAGTGCCCACGGGCAGTGTGTGTTATGAGAGAAACGGG GAAGTGTTTTATTTGACCTACACCCCTGAGGATATAGAAGGAAATGTGACTTTAGATACCGGCGATAAAGTCAATTTTTACATGGAGACCAACAAGCA cactGGTGCTGTTAGTGCTCACAACATTGTATTGGTAAAGAAGAAACAGTCAAGATGTCAGGGAGTTGTTTGTGCCACCAAG GAGGCCTTTGGATTCATTGAACGAGGAGATGTTGTGAAGGAGATCTTCTTCCACTACAGTGAGTTTAAAGGAGATCTGGAAGCTCTACAAGCTGGAGATGATGTGGAATTCAGcattaaagaaagaaat GGCAAGGAAGTGGCCACAGATGTGAGACTGTTGCCTCAGGGTACCGTTATATTTGAGGACATCAGTATTGAGACTTTCGAGGGAACTGTCAACAAGGTTATTCCCAAGGTCCCCAACAAGAATCAG AATGACCCACTGCCTGGGCGAATCAGTGCCAGAATTAATTTCACTGACAAAGAGCTGCTATTCGGTGAGAAGGACAGCAAGTCCAAAGTGACGCTGCTTGAGGGCGACCATGTCCAGTTCAATATATCCACTGACCGTCGTGACAAACTGGAGAGAGCCACAAATATCGACATCCTCCCCGATACCTTCCATTTCACAAAGGAGGCCCGTGAAATG GGTGTGATAGCTGCCATGCGTGATGGTTTCGGCTTCATCAAATGTGTGGACCGTGATGCCCGAATGTTCTTCCATTTCAGCGAAGTTCTGGAAGAGAGCCAGCTGCACATTTCTGATGAAGTGGAATTCACTGTAGTCCCT GACATGCTGTCAGCCCAAAGGAACCATGCAGTGCGGATCAAAAAGCTGCCCAAGGGCACAGTGTCGTTCCACACTCAATCTGAGCTGCGTTTTATGGGAGTTGTGGAGAAAGAAGCTGTGCCTGTTACAACCAACAAGAACTCCAGCCCCAGCAAGGGCAAAGAGAAG gtaaaaGTTGAAAAG GATGCAGAGGAAGGCTCGATTGCATATGAAGAGAGTGGAGTGAAGAGCACTATTCCCTACTATATTAAAGACCTGGAGGGAGGCGCTTACCCACAGCTTGGAGACAAG GTGGAGTTCTCCATCAGTGAGGTGAAACGCACCGGACAGCAAAGTGCTGTGTCCCTCAAGATCCTTAATCGTGCTGCTGGCACCAAGAGGCTTCTGGGATACATAGCAACACTGAAGGATAACTTCGGCTTCATAGAAACAGCCAATCATGATCAGGAAATTTTCTTCCACTACAG TGAGGTATGTGGGGATGTGGATAACATGGACCTGGGGGATACAGTGGAGTACACTCTCTCCAAGGGCAAAGGAAACAAAATCAGTGCTGAGAAGGTCACCAAAGTTGCAGCTG TGAATGGAGTAGAAGAGGATGCGAGTAATACCATGTTCCTGGGGAAAGTGGTTCGGCCCTTGCGCAGTGTGGACCCCTCTCAGAATGATTATCAAGGCCTTATTGAGATCACAGAGGAAG ACACTTCACCAGGAGTCAGTAAGGGTCAGAGTTATCCGTTCGGCATCGTTGGTATGTCCAATAAAGGCGACTGTCTGCAAAAGGGTGAGATGGTGAAATTTCAGTTGTGTACAGTGGCCCAGACAGGACAAAAGATGGCCTGCAACATTGTCCCTCAGCGTAGAGCCCTGGTGGAGTGCGTCAAAGATCAG TTTGGTTTCATCACATATGAAGTTGGAGAGAGCAAGAAGCTGTTTTTCCACGTCAAGGAGGTTCAAGATGGCCTGGAGCTCCAGGCTGGTGATGAAGTGGAGTTTTCAGTTATCCTGAACCAGCGGACAGGCAAATGCAGTGCCTGCAATGTTCGTAGAGTCAG tGAGGGTCCAAAACCAGTAGCAACACCTCGACCTGACCGACTGGTCAATCGCTTGAAGAGCATCACTCTTGATGACACCAACGCCCCCCGTCTTGTCATTATCAGACAGCCTCGTGGCCCAGATAATTCAAAG GGCTTCAATGTAGAGAGGAAAACCCGCCAACCCGGTGTTACTGACTGA
- the LOC113076431 gene encoding cold shock domain-containing protein E1 isoform X1: MEASETPVAAPTPSTSSQPIPRSASVSCHASRASGGKKQKRTPLYQRSMSFDPSLLHNNGHSGFANGTSMGIRETGVVEKLLASYGFIQCSERQARLFFHCSQYNGNLQELKIGDDVEFEVSSDRRTGKPIAVKLVKIKAEMLPEERISGQVGPDLHASPLTVLHGFIHPVVSAIPSHLDGKSAPGQVPTGSVCYERNGEVFYLTYTPEDIEGNVTLDTGDKVNFYMETNKHTGAVSAHNIVLVKKKQSRCQGVVCATKEAFGFIERGDVVKEIFFHYSEFKGDLEALQAGDDVEFSIKERNGKEVATDVRLLPQGTVIFEDISIETFEGTVNKVIPKVPNKNQNDPLPGRISARINFTDKELLFGEKDSKSKVTLLEGDHVQFNISTDRRDKLERATNIDILPDTFHFTKEAREMGVIAAMRDGFGFIKCVDRDARMFFHFSEVLEESQLHISDEVEFTVVPDMLSAQRNHAVRIKKLPKGTVSFHTQSELRFMGVVEKEAVPVTTNKNSSPSKGKEKDAEEGSIAYEESGVKSTIPYYIKDLEGGAYPQLGDKVEFSISEVKRTGQQSAVSLKILNRAAGTKRLLGYIATLKDNFGFIETANHDQEIFFHYSEVCGDVDNMDLGDTVEYTLSKGKGNKISAEKVTKVAAVNGVEEDASNTMFLGKVVRPLRSVDPSQNDYQGLIEITEEDTSPGVSKGQSYPFGIVGMSNKGDCLQKGEMVKFQLCTVAQTGQKMACNIVPQRRALVECVKDQFGFITYEVGESKKLFFHVKEVQDGLELQAGDEVEFSVILNQRTGKCSACNVRRVSEGPKPVATPRPDRLVNRLKSITLDDTNAPRLVIIRQPRGPDNSKGFNVERKTRQPGVTD; the protein is encoded by the exons ATGGAGGCCTCAGAAACCCCTGTTGCTGCCCCCACCCCCTCCACCTCAAGTCAGCCAATCCCCCGCTCCGCCTCAGTCTCATGCCATGCGTCTCGTGCATCAGGGGGCAAAAAACAAAAGCGGACCCCTTTGTATCAGCGATCT ATGAGTTTTGACCCCAGTCTGCTGCATAATAATGGCCATAGTGGCTTTGCCAATGGAACGAGCATGGGAATTCGTGAGACTGGAGTGGTTGAAAAACTGCTAGCATCATACGGCTTCATTCAGTGCTCTGAGAGACAAGCCCGCCTCTTCTTCCACTGCTCTCAGTACAACGGCAACCTGCAGGAGCTGAAGATTGGAG ATGATGTGGAGTTTGAGGTGTCGTCTGATAGACGCACTGGCAAACCAATTGCGGTGAAGCTGGTAAAAATCAAGGCAGAAATGTTGCCAGAAGAGCGAATTTCTGGGCAGGTGGGGCCTGACTTGCACGCCTCTCCTTTAACTGTGCTGCATGGTTTTATTCATCCA GTAGTGTCAGCTATCCCCTCTCACTTGGACGGGAAGTCTGCACCTGGCCAAGTGCCCACGGGCAGTGTGTGTTATGAGAGAAACGGG GAAGTGTTTTATTTGACCTACACCCCTGAGGATATAGAAGGAAATGTGACTTTAGATACCGGCGATAAAGTCAATTTTTACATGGAGACCAACAAGCA cactGGTGCTGTTAGTGCTCACAACATTGTATTGGTAAAGAAGAAACAGTCAAGATGTCAGGGAGTTGTTTGTGCCACCAAG GAGGCCTTTGGATTCATTGAACGAGGAGATGTTGTGAAGGAGATCTTCTTCCACTACAGTGAGTTTAAAGGAGATCTGGAAGCTCTACAAGCTGGAGATGATGTGGAATTCAGcattaaagaaagaaat GGCAAGGAAGTGGCCACAGATGTGAGACTGTTGCCTCAGGGTACCGTTATATTTGAGGACATCAGTATTGAGACTTTCGAGGGAACTGTCAACAAGGTTATTCCCAAGGTCCCCAACAAGAATCAG AATGACCCACTGCCTGGGCGAATCAGTGCCAGAATTAATTTCACTGACAAAGAGCTGCTATTCGGTGAGAAGGACAGCAAGTCCAAAGTGACGCTGCTTGAGGGCGACCATGTCCAGTTCAATATATCCACTGACCGTCGTGACAAACTGGAGAGAGCCACAAATATCGACATCCTCCCCGATACCTTCCATTTCACAAAGGAGGCCCGTGAAATG GGTGTGATAGCTGCCATGCGTGATGGTTTCGGCTTCATCAAATGTGTGGACCGTGATGCCCGAATGTTCTTCCATTTCAGCGAAGTTCTGGAAGAGAGCCAGCTGCACATTTCTGATGAAGTGGAATTCACTGTAGTCCCT GACATGCTGTCAGCCCAAAGGAACCATGCAGTGCGGATCAAAAAGCTGCCCAAGGGCACAGTGTCGTTCCACACTCAATCTGAGCTGCGTTTTATGGGAGTTGTGGAGAAAGAAGCTGTGCCTGTTACAACCAACAAGAACTCCAGCCCCAGCAAGGGCAAAGAGAAG GATGCAGAGGAAGGCTCGATTGCATATGAAGAGAGTGGAGTGAAGAGCACTATTCCCTACTATATTAAAGACCTGGAGGGAGGCGCTTACCCACAGCTTGGAGACAAG GTGGAGTTCTCCATCAGTGAGGTGAAACGCACCGGACAGCAAAGTGCTGTGTCCCTCAAGATCCTTAATCGTGCTGCTGGCACCAAGAGGCTTCTGGGATACATAGCAACACTGAAGGATAACTTCGGCTTCATAGAAACAGCCAATCATGATCAGGAAATTTTCTTCCACTACAG TGAGGTATGTGGGGATGTGGATAACATGGACCTGGGGGATACAGTGGAGTACACTCTCTCCAAGGGCAAAGGAAACAAAATCAGTGCTGAGAAGGTCACCAAAGTTGCAGCTG TGAATGGAGTAGAAGAGGATGCGAGTAATACCATGTTCCTGGGGAAAGTGGTTCGGCCCTTGCGCAGTGTGGACCCCTCTCAGAATGATTATCAAGGCCTTATTGAGATCACAGAGGAAG ACACTTCACCAGGAGTCAGTAAGGGTCAGAGTTATCCGTTCGGCATCGTTGGTATGTCCAATAAAGGCGACTGTCTGCAAAAGGGTGAGATGGTGAAATTTCAGTTGTGTACAGTGGCCCAGACAGGACAAAAGATGGCCTGCAACATTGTCCCTCAGCGTAGAGCCCTGGTGGAGTGCGTCAAAGATCAG TTTGGTTTCATCACATATGAAGTTGGAGAGAGCAAGAAGCTGTTTTTCCACGTCAAGGAGGTTCAAGATGGCCTGGAGCTCCAGGCTGGTGATGAAGTGGAGTTTTCAGTTATCCTGAACCAGCGGACAGGCAAATGCAGTGCCTGCAATGTTCGTAGAGTCAG tGAGGGTCCAAAACCAGTAGCAACACCTCGACCTGACCGACTGGTCAATCGCTTGAAGAGCATCACTCTTGATGACACCAACGCCCCCCGTCTTGTCATTATCAGACAGCCTCGTGGCCCAGATAATTCAAAG GGCTTCAATGTAGAGAGGAAAACCCGCCAACCCGGTGTTACTGACTGA